The following are from one region of the Silene latifolia isolate original U9 population chromosome 9, ASM4854445v1, whole genome shotgun sequence genome:
- the LOC141601126 gene encoding uncharacterized protein LOC141601126, with translation MICKTKEKLKEGFYAGEWTEQHAYSVAHGYHWLQGPQEKVSWLPLIWNKINLPKHSFIGWLAVQKRLLTKDRLLQFGVISDDHCDLCMAHTETHQHILYECVFSARCWCLLKHWLGINMPADNILGWSLQWRCRSLVKKHIVFAALLAMVYHIWQVLNLSRIDLLVPRPEVIVARVKKDVQLRGHCITWGTRLQQMNWLPWTSMI, from the coding sequence ATGATCTGCAAAACTAAGGAAAAATTGAAGGAAGGGTTCTATGCAGGGGAGTGGACTGAGCAACATGCTTATTCTGTTGCTCATGGGTACCATTGGCTGCAAGGCCCTCAGGAAAAGGTGAGTTGGCTTCCTCTGATTTGGAATAAAATTAACTTACCTAAGCACTCGTTCATTGGGTGGCTAGCTGTCCAAAAGCGACTCCTGACAAAGGATAGATTGTTGCAGTTTGGGGTCATCTCTGATGATCATTGTGACTTGTGTATGGCTCACACTGAGACGCATCAACACATATTATATGAATGTGTCTTTAGTGCCAGGTGCTGGTGTTTGCTGAAGCACTGGCTAGGGATTAATATGCCTGCTGATAATATTCTGGGATGGAGTTTACAGTGGCGCTGCAGATCTTTGGTGAAGAAACATATTGTATTTGCTGCTCTACTTGCAATGGTGTATCATATATGGCAAGTTCTCAACCTTAGTAGGATTGATCTTTTGGTACCTAGACCTGAGGTGATTGTTGCGAGGGTGAAGAAAGATGTCCAGCTGCGTGGTCATTGCATTACATGGGGGACTAGACTTCAACAGATGAATTGGTTACCATGGACTAGTATGATTTGA